In one window of Gemmatimonadota bacterium DNA:
- a CDS encoding PadR family transcriptional regulator, with translation MARPYSPTLLGYVLLGLLNQLPRSGYDVRLEMESTPMAHFSSSPGSIYPALQLLKKNGFIDSEVIHRSRLKPREVFHLTEKGKKALSAWLHKRLAVSDLRDNLSELMLRFRFMEDIASDQETLRFLQDFRRKARTYASILKSQTRTQAESSRHFALSLQREISMVQMHIEWADQAMTAFESAKPNGS, from the coding sequence ATGGCCAGACCCTATTCCCCCACCCTGCTCGGATACGTACTGCTGGGACTGCTGAACCAGCTTCCCCGGTCGGGCTACGACGTCCGCCTGGAGATGGAATCGACGCCCATGGCCCACTTCAGCAGCAGCCCAGGTTCGATCTACCCGGCGCTCCAGCTGCTGAAGAAGAACGGTTTTATCGACAGCGAGGTCATCCACCGCTCCCGGCTGAAGCCGAGGGAAGTGTTCCACCTGACCGAGAAGGGCAAAAAGGCCTTAAGCGCGTGGTTGCACAAGCGGCTCGCCGTATCCGATCTGAGGGACAACCTCTCCGAGTTGATGCTCAGGTTTCGGTTCATGGAAGACATCGCAAGCGACCAGGAAACGCTGCGATTCCTCCAGGATTTCAGGCGCAAGGCCAGGACCTACGCCAGCATCCTCAAATCACAGACCAGGACGCAGGCCGAAAGCTCTCGCCATTTCGCCCTTTCACTGCAACGGGAAATCTCCATGGTCCAGATGCATATCGAATGGGCGGACCAGGCCATGACGGCTTTCGAATCTGCAAAGCCGAACGGGTCGTAA
- a CDS encoding 2,4-dihydroxyhept-2-ene-1,7-dioic acid aldolase, whose amino-acid sequence MRPNKLRSILNEGRPSLATHIHTVWPSVVELVGHTGRYDYVEFVGEYGPYDLHDLDNLGRAAELHDLGLMIKVDQEPRGFLAQRAIGSGFQSVLFADCRTPDEFRACVDIVRPDTPESRGTYGVATRRFSYMGYGGGQDYVDALDEIVVAVMIEKGPAVDHLDEILAIDGIDMIQWGPADYSVNVGKIGQREAVKSVERVVIDKSLAAGRNPRAEINTADEARYYLDLGVRHFCIGTDVHVLHGYWRREGDDMRKALDGS is encoded by the coding sequence ATGCGACCGAACAAACTCAGGAGCATCCTGAACGAGGGCCGTCCTTCCCTGGCTACCCACATCCATACAGTCTGGCCCTCCGTGGTCGAACTCGTGGGGCACACCGGCCGGTACGACTACGTCGAATTCGTGGGTGAATACGGACCCTACGACCTCCATGATCTGGACAACCTGGGCCGCGCCGCCGAACTGCACGACCTCGGACTGATGATCAAGGTCGACCAGGAACCGCGGGGTTTCCTCGCGCAGCGGGCCATCGGTTCCGGATTCCAGAGCGTGCTCTTCGCCGACTGCCGGACCCCGGACGAGTTCCGCGCCTGCGTGGACATCGTACGCCCGGATACGCCGGAATCCCGGGGTACCTACGGCGTTGCGACGCGGCGGTTCTCCTACATGGGATACGGCGGCGGACAGGACTACGTGGACGCCCTGGACGAGATCGTCGTGGCGGTCATGATCGAAAAGGGACCCGCGGTGGACCACCTCGACGAGATCCTTGCAATCGACGGGATCGACATGATCCAGTGGGGACCGGCCGACTATTCCGTGAACGTGGGCAAGATCGGCCAGCGAGAAGCGGTCAAATCCGTCGAGCGCGTGGTCATCGACAAGTCCCTGGCCGCGGGCCGGAACCCCCGCGCGGAAATCAACACCGCGGACGAGGCCCGGTACTACCTCGATCTCGGCGTGCGCCACTTCTGCATCGGCACGGACGTGCACGTGCTGCACGGCTACTGGCGGCGCGAAGGCGACGATATGCGCAAGGCGCTGGACGGGTCGTAG
- a CDS encoding sugar phosphate isomerase/epimerase has translation MKLGANSVLFGGYDMETAFKYLAMAGYDGIEVSAIGGMSEHLVLSDWRAIAPEIQRLSDEYGLELLAMEQPSQDEETMESAFRAAAETGIPIINCGPGGTSGDEESLQTTIDSLGRLADRAGTYGVTLCVKAHVGASIYDTPTTLRAMEAISSPAFGIDMDPSHIHRADENPVDAIKAVLPRVRHVHIRDCKGRQAGPGAPEDQANGRGDIDLVGYIRALHEGGYDGPVNLEVIGAKEYSLEQCCVVAAETRGHMQACLQACGAR, from the coding sequence ATGAAACTTGGCGCCAACTCGGTCCTGTTCGGCGGCTACGACATGGAGACGGCCTTCAAGTACCTGGCCATGGCCGGGTACGACGGCATAGAAGTGTCGGCCATCGGCGGAATGAGCGAGCATCTCGTCCTGTCGGACTGGCGGGCCATCGCGCCGGAAATTCAGCGCCTGTCCGACGAATACGGCCTGGAACTGCTGGCCATGGAGCAGCCGTCTCAGGATGAAGAGACCATGGAGTCTGCGTTCCGGGCCGCGGCCGAGACCGGCATTCCCATCATCAACTGCGGGCCCGGTGGCACGTCCGGAGACGAGGAAAGCCTCCAGACGACCATCGATTCCCTGGGCAGGCTGGCGGACCGGGCGGGAACCTACGGGGTTACGCTCTGCGTCAAGGCCCACGTGGGCGCGAGTATATACGACACGCCGACGACGCTGCGGGCCATGGAAGCCATATCGTCTCCGGCCTTCGGGATCGACATGGATCCTTCCCATATCCACCGCGCCGACGAGAACCCCGTGGACGCCATCAAGGCCGTGCTTCCCCGCGTCCGCCACGTGCACATCCGTGACTGCAAGGGCCGCCAGGCCGGGCCCGGCGCGCCGGAGGACCAGGCAAACGGCAGGGGGGATATCGACCTGGTCGGGTATATCCGCGCGCTGCACGAGGGCGGCTACGACGGTCCGGTCAACCTAGAAGTCATCGGGGCAAAAGAGTATTCGCTGGAACAGTGCTGCGTCGTCGCGGCGGAGACGCGGGGTCACATGCAGGCGTGTCTGCAGGCCTGCGGGGCGCGGTAA
- a CDS encoding RraA family protein, whose translation MIGLNSPEFTRAVTSQWDGERGPDGRPVVPDGILKRMEKVTIEEAWGVIGGKGYNYQFAGDWQILHPDRTLVGRAVTGVYVPTRPDLETAVQADGAEHGCIGGQNSWVIDTLEPKDVIVIDLFGKVKFGTFAGDNLGNSIYAKTGTGMVIDGGIRDLQRLYEIPMVSYIRGVDPTAIADVTLLGINVPVRIGLEATCVPGDVVLGTREGVIFIPPHLAEQVVIESEETRMRDAWGHQQLREGTYTPGEIDREWTPEMTAEFEVWRQQQTADAP comes from the coding sequence ATGATCGGTTTGAACAGTCCGGAATTCACGCGAGCCGTCACCTCGCAGTGGGACGGCGAACGGGGTCCGGACGGGCGCCCCGTCGTGCCCGACGGCATTCTGAAACGGATGGAGAAGGTAACCATCGAGGAAGCATGGGGCGTCATCGGAGGAAAGGGATACAACTACCAGTTCGCGGGGGACTGGCAGATCCTCCATCCCGATCGTACCCTCGTCGGCCGCGCGGTGACCGGGGTCTACGTGCCCACCCGGCCCGACCTGGAAACGGCGGTCCAGGCCGACGGCGCGGAACATGGCTGCATAGGCGGCCAGAACTCCTGGGTAATCGATACGCTCGAACCCAAAGACGTGATCGTCATCGACCTCTTCGGAAAGGTCAAGTTCGGGACCTTCGCCGGCGATAATCTCGGAAATTCCATCTATGCCAAGACCGGAACGGGCATGGTCATCGACGGAGGAATCCGGGACCTGCAAAGGCTCTACGAAATCCCCATGGTCTCCTACATCCGCGGGGTCGATCCCACGGCCATCGCCGACGTAACCCTCCTCGGCATCAACGTGCCGGTCCGGATCGGGCTCGAGGCCACCTGCGTACCCGGGGACGTCGTGCTCGGCACGCGGGAAGGGGTCATCTTCATACCGCCGCACCTGGCGGAACAGGTCGTCATCGAATCGGAAGAAACCAGGATGCGGGACGCCTGGGGCCACCAGCAGCTTCGCGAAGGCACCTACACGCCCGGCGAGATCGACCGTGAATGGACCCCCGAAATGACGGCCGAATTCGAGGTCTGGCGGCAACAGCAGACCGCGGACGCTCCGTAG
- a CDS encoding prohibitin family protein: MSEYDIREQLPGSNIPYLKIAIGIVVLLVLYNSYAVIGAGERGVVFSKVGGIQDRILDEGIRFKTPFIEDVIPVDVKIKKAETAATASTKDLQTVSSTIALNYHVDPGRVNTVYQEIGIFYKERVIDPAVQEAVKAVSAQYTAEELITRRADVKDEIKASLTQRLLNFNMIVDEFNIVDFAFSNNFNTAIEAKQMAEQQALKAQRDLERIRIEAEQKIASAQAEAESQRLQRATITPTLLQLRAIEKWDGHFPQVIGQAMPFIDLKTLGPQTR; this comes from the coding sequence ATGTCTGAGTATGATATCCGGGAGCAACTTCCCGGCAGCAATATCCCGTATCTGAAAATCGCCATCGGTATCGTCGTGCTGCTGGTGCTGTACAATTCTTACGCGGTGATCGGCGCCGGCGAACGCGGGGTGGTATTCAGCAAGGTTGGCGGCATACAGGACCGGATCCTCGACGAAGGAATCAGATTCAAGACGCCCTTTATCGAGGACGTGATTCCCGTCGACGTGAAGATCAAGAAGGCGGAGACCGCCGCCACGGCTTCTACCAAGGACCTGCAGACGGTTTCGTCCACGATCGCGTTGAACTACCATGTAGATCCTGGTCGGGTGAACACGGTCTACCAGGAAATCGGCATATTCTACAAGGAACGCGTCATCGATCCCGCTGTCCAGGAAGCCGTCAAGGCGGTGTCCGCACAGTACACCGCGGAGGAATTGATTACGCGCCGCGCGGACGTCAAGGATGAGATCAAGGCCTCCCTCACGCAACGACTCCTGAACTTCAACATGATCGTGGACGAGTTCAACATAGTCGACTTTGCTTTTTCCAACAACTTCAACACGGCGATCGAAGCCAAGCAGATGGCCGAGCAGCAGGCCCTGAAGGCCCAGCGCGACCTGGAGCGAATTCGCATTGAAGCCGAGCAGAAAATAGCATCCGCCCAGGCTGAGGCCGAGTCCCAACGGTTGCAGCGCGCCACGATCACGCCGACCCTGCTTCAACTCCGTGCGATCGAGAAATGGGACGGCCATTTTCCCCAGGTCATCGGACAGGCCATGCCCTTCATCGATCTGAAGACGCTGGGTCCCCAGACCAGGTAG
- a CDS encoding sugar phosphate isomerase/epimerase: MTISCCTWALEGPEADVLTAIAQAGLRHIDHRPFDFRSAESRRLISDLELMPTCMATGFGMPEGAALDAADGGARDTAMEHTRRALEYAHETGIRRAYLLPGEAGDAESLRRYGASVNGLAGIAAGYGIKLCIEHFPGKALATVRDTLDYIERLGHDNLYLLFDIGHAQISKEDPADSVAAAGDRLGYFHLDDNDGVSDLHWALYDGVLTRDVLKRTLATLGQIGYDGPVSLEMNPELPDPLAAIESGLRLVRAL, encoded by the coding sequence ATGACGATTTCCTGCTGCACCTGGGCTTTGGAGGGACCGGAAGCGGACGTGTTGACCGCGATCGCGCAGGCGGGACTGCGCCACATCGATCACCGCCCCTTCGACTTCAGGTCCGCCGAGTCCCGCCGCCTGATCTCGGACCTGGAGCTCATGCCCACATGCATGGCGACGGGTTTCGGCATGCCGGAGGGCGCGGCGCTCGACGCGGCCGACGGCGGCGCGAGGGACACGGCCATGGAACATACCCGGCGTGCCCTCGAATACGCCCACGAGACCGGCATCCGGAGGGCCTACCTGTTGCCCGGGGAAGCCGGCGACGCGGAGTCGCTGCGCCGGTACGGTGCGTCCGTGAACGGACTCGCCGGCATCGCGGCCGGGTACGGCATCAAACTGTGCATCGAGCATTTTCCGGGAAAGGCCCTGGCGACGGTGCGGGACACCCTCGACTACATCGAGAGGCTGGGACACGACAACCTGTACCTGCTGTTCGACATCGGTCACGCACAGATTTCGAAGGAAGATCCTGCCGACAGCGTCGCGGCGGCCGGTGACCGGCTGGGCTACTTCCACCTCGACGACAACGACGGCGTGTCCGATCTGCACTGGGCCCTGTACGACGGGGTGCTCACCCGGGACGTGCTGAAGCGAACCCTGGCCACCCTCGGCCAAATCGGATACGACGGCCCGGTCAGCCTGGAAATGAACCCCGAGCTCCCCGACCCGCTAGCGGCCATAGAAAGCGGTTTGCGGTTGGTTCGCGCCCTCTAG
- a CDS encoding sulfatase — MSRPNILFVFDDQHRYSAMGTSGNPVVRTPNLDRLASEGVVLDQVLSSCPICSPYRGQLMTGRYSHVNGVMDNEYLLRRDQDFLPAVLGDHGYRTAYIGKWHLGYGPFGEDGRYGFDYMAAYDCNHDYYDVSYHENEQGPIDMAGWAPETETSLAIRFMEEHARVHAGRPFALVLSWGPPHWPYDAYPAEFDRYDPEQVDLPPNVPEQFAAFARREIAHYYGNVTALDHQFGRLDDALERLGIRNDTLVVFTSDHGDHLSSHGYGKPMDRWMHPSFRASKATPYEESIHVPFIARQPGRIAPGTRSDALVSSVDMMPTLLGMAGVPVPDGVQGTDQAHVLTGTPGPRSDSVYLQILGPGWPHRGEWVGFWRGIRTDRWVYARWHNNQRDTLLFDRKNDPFELKNLAGDPDFREIQDECEARLQRWMAETGDPFDTGPRDPETGMLRLGQRFNHEMYEQGETAR, encoded by the coding sequence ATGTCCCGCCCCAACATCCTCTTCGTATTCGACGATCAGCACCGGTACTCCGCCATGGGTACCAGCGGCAACCCCGTCGTGCGGACGCCGAACCTGGACCGGCTCGCGTCCGAAGGCGTGGTGCTGGACCAGGTGCTTTCGAGTTGCCCCATCTGCTCCCCCTACCGCGGCCAGCTCATGACCGGTCGGTATTCACACGTCAACGGCGTCATGGACAACGAGTACCTCCTTCGCCGTGACCAGGACTTTCTGCCGGCCGTGCTCGGAGATCATGGCTACCGCACGGCTTACATCGGCAAGTGGCACCTGGGCTACGGCCCCTTTGGCGAGGACGGCCGCTACGGCTTCGATTACATGGCCGCCTACGACTGCAATCACGATTACTACGACGTTTCCTACCATGAGAACGAACAGGGTCCCATCGACATGGCGGGGTGGGCGCCGGAGACGGAGACTTCGCTGGCGATACGGTTCATGGAGGAACATGCAAGGGTACATGCCGGCCGGCCCTTCGCCCTCGTGCTGAGCTGGGGACCGCCCCACTGGCCCTACGACGCGTATCCGGCCGAGTTCGACCGCTACGACCCGGAGCAGGTGGATCTGCCGCCCAACGTCCCGGAACAGTTCGCCGCCTTCGCCCGGCGGGAGATCGCCCACTACTACGGCAACGTGACCGCCTTGGACCACCAGTTCGGCCGGCTGGACGACGCGCTGGAACGGCTGGGTATCCGAAACGACACCCTGGTGGTCTTCACCTCGGACCACGGTGACCACCTCAGCAGCCACGGCTACGGAAAGCCCATGGACCGCTGGATGCACCCATCCTTCCGGGCCTCGAAGGCGACGCCCTACGAGGAATCGATCCATGTTCCCTTCATCGCCCGGCAGCCGGGCCGGATCGCGCCCGGGACGAGGAGCGACGCCCTGGTGAGCAGCGTGGATATGATGCCTACGCTGCTGGGCATGGCCGGCGTGCCGGTGCCCGACGGCGTGCAGGGCACGGATCAGGCGCACGTGCTGACGGGGACGCCGGGACCGCGCAGCGATTCGGTCTATCTGCAGATCCTGGGACCCGGCTGGCCGCACCGGGGCGAATGGGTCGGCTTCTGGCGCGGGATCCGGACGGACCGATGGGTCTACGCGCGTTGGCACAACAATCAACGGGACACGCTGCTCTTCGACCGGAAGAACGATCCCTTTGAACTGAAGAACCTGGCCGGCGATCCAGATTTTCGGGAGATTCAGGACGAATGTGAGGCTCGGCTACAGCGATGGATGGCGGAGACCGGCGATCCCTTCGACACCGGGCCCCGCGACCCGGAAACGGGCATGCTGCGGCTCGGGCAGCGGTTCAATCACGAGATGTATGAGCAAGGGGAGACCGCAAGATGA
- a CDS encoding peptidase M19 — MLIFDGDYPMAYGGVELNRDLTLPLDDVRAADGDSGNIAFACLPEMRRGRVAAALMKFCVRRKRENSILSGLRGSAAVYGAARGQVAYYHMLAEQGEGVVLTHGEALAGHVEVWEKAEDTRSLPVGFILGMEGADPILRPDQVHEWFEYGVRVVSLTHYGPSTYAHGTGSVGGLFAPAGDLLREMSDCGMLLDLTHISDESFFEAVDRYEGPVLASHQNCRALVPGQRQFSDEQLRIVIERGGVIGASMDTWMLCPWYTLDWANTGGFNRRDHYRREDITLNHVADHIDHVCQLAGNAGHAAIGGDTDGQGGIDGAPCEVDSIADYQLLAPMLEDRGYAREDIEKIMYRNWVRFYTDHLPKTC; from the coding sequence ATGCTCATCTTCGACGGCGACTATCCCATGGCATACGGCGGCGTGGAGCTCAACAGGGACCTTACGCTTCCGCTGGACGATGTACGTGCGGCTGATGGAGACTCGGGCAACATAGCCTTCGCGTGCCTGCCCGAGATGCGGCGGGGCCGGGTGGCGGCTGCGCTCATGAAGTTCTGCGTACGTCGGAAACGGGAGAACAGCATACTGTCCGGTCTCCGCGGGAGCGCGGCGGTGTATGGGGCGGCCCGCGGCCAGGTGGCCTACTACCATATGCTGGCGGAACAGGGGGAAGGCGTCGTACTCACGCACGGGGAAGCCCTGGCCGGCCATGTGGAAGTATGGGAGAAGGCGGAGGATACCCGCAGCCTGCCCGTGGGATTCATCCTCGGCATGGAAGGCGCCGATCCCATCCTCCGGCCGGACCAGGTACACGAATGGTTCGAATACGGCGTCCGCGTGGTAAGCCTGACCCACTACGGCCCGAGCACCTACGCCCATGGCACGGGTTCGGTGGGCGGCCTGTTCGCGCCTGCGGGAGACCTGCTGCGGGAGATGTCCGACTGCGGCATGTTGCTCGACCTCACTCACATCTCGGACGAGAGTTTCTTCGAGGCCGTGGATCGGTATGAGGGACCGGTGCTGGCCAGCCATCAGAACTGCCGCGCCCTCGTGCCCGGCCAGCGCCAATTCTCCGACGAGCAACTCCGGATCGTCATCGAACGGGGCGGCGTCATCGGCGCGTCCATGGATACCTGGATGCTCTGTCCGTGGTATACCCTCGACTGGGCGAACACCGGGGGATTCAACCGCCGGGACCACTACCGGCGCGAGGACATAACGCTGAACCACGTGGCCGATCATATCGATCACGTGTGCCAGCTTGCCGGCAATGCCGGCCATGCGGCGATCGGCGGCGATACCGACGGGCAGGGCGGCATAGACGGCGCGCCTTGCGAAGTCGACTCCATCGCGGATTACCAGTTGCTGGCCCCCATGCTTGAAGACCGGGGCTACGCCCGGGAGGATATCGAGAAGATCATGTACCGGAACTGGGTGCGATTCTATACGGACCACCTGCCGAAGACGTGTTGA
- a CDS encoding alcohol dehydrogenase catalytic domain-containing protein, whose product MKAAKVYDIDDIRIEEMDTPAITARDALVKMRSCGICSGDVTPWYIRRKAPIVIGHEPTGVVEAVGDEVEGLSVGDRVFIHHHAPCFRCRHCRRGNFTMCATWKKTQLDPGGAAEYVRVPEINLRYDTLVLPESVSFDDGALIEPVACSVKAVERARVRPGDIVLVIGLGFMGVLNGIVARHYGARTVIGTDRVPYRLNKALELGMDHVVDVREHVTAEAVRELTGGVMADTVIVGPGSIAAMETGLACVGKGGIVLLFMSSPEEDVLAFRPYDLYFNDVSIVCSYSCGPHDTRMALDLIEAGVVTSDQVVTHRFPLSETRRGMEVTAAAQDSLKVLIHINA is encoded by the coding sequence ATGAAAGCCGCTAAAGTCTACGATATCGACGATATCCGGATCGAGGAGATGGACACGCCTGCCATCACGGCGCGTGACGCCCTGGTGAAGATGCGCAGTTGCGGGATCTGCAGTGGGGACGTCACACCCTGGTACATCCGGCGAAAGGCGCCCATCGTCATCGGGCACGAGCCGACCGGAGTCGTGGAGGCCGTGGGCGACGAGGTCGAAGGGCTCTCCGTGGGGGACCGCGTATTCATTCACCACCACGCGCCCTGTTTCCGGTGCCGCCACTGCCGTCGCGGCAACTTCACCATGTGCGCCACCTGGAAGAAAACGCAGCTCGACCCGGGAGGCGCGGCCGAATACGTGCGGGTCCCAGAGATCAACCTCCGCTACGACACCCTGGTCCTGCCCGAATCGGTTTCCTTCGACGACGGCGCGCTGATCGAGCCCGTAGCCTGCTCGGTCAAGGCGGTGGAACGCGCCCGTGTCCGCCCGGGGGACATCGTGCTCGTCATCGGACTGGGCTTCATGGGCGTCCTGAACGGTATCGTTGCCCGGCACTACGGCGCCAGGACGGTTATCGGGACCGACCGGGTGCCCTACCGGCTGAACAAGGCGCTCGAACTCGGCATGGACCACGTGGTGGACGTGCGGGAGCACGTAACGGCGGAGGCGGTACGCGAACTTACGGGTGGCGTGATGGCCGACACGGTGATCGTCGGTCCCGGCAGCATCGCGGCGATGGAGACCGGACTGGCCTGCGTGGGCAAGGGCGGGATCGTGCTCCTCTTCATGTCCTCGCCAGAGGAGGATGTGCTTGCCTTCCGGCCCTATGACCTGTACTTTAATGACGTATCGATCGTATGCAGTTATTCCTGCGGGCCTCACGATACCCGCATGGCGCTGGACCTTATCGAGGCCGGTGTGGTAACTTCCGACCAGGTCGTTACACACCGCTTTCCTTTATCTGAGACTCGGCGGGGCATGGAGGTCACCGCCGCCGCACAGGATTCCCTGAAAGTGTTGATTCACATCAACGCGTGA
- the dgoD gene encoding galactonate dehydratase, giving the protein MKITKLETFLVKPRWLFLKMHTDEGLVGLGEPILEGRAKTCAQAVAELEPYLVGKDPTRVVHHWQAMYRHAFYRGGPILTSALSGVEQALWDLSGKALGVPVYKLLGGPTRDRIRLYKGGGDPDTIGDWIAQGFTCFKTGPYAERPSRIIENKAFIDTAANHFARLREAAGPEIDLAIDFHGAVSPQTAKLLIKELEPYQPFFVEEPVQCQNVDVLAEIARSTHLPIATGERVFTKWGFREILEKQAASILQPDLCHAGGIFEVRLIAGMAEAYYGGIAPHNPLGPISLAACLQLDASIPNFVAQEHTTLGEGYLKKPFVFKDGFVDLPTEPGLGIELDDDALEDKIDHDWRNGESYLADDGSVVDW; this is encoded by the coding sequence ATGAAAATCACCAAGCTCGAGACCTTCCTGGTCAAACCCCGCTGGCTCTTTCTCAAGATGCATACCGACGAGGGGCTGGTGGGACTCGGCGAGCCCATCCTGGAGGGCCGGGCGAAGACCTGCGCCCAGGCCGTGGCCGAGCTGGAACCGTACCTGGTCGGCAAGGACCCGACCCGGGTGGTCCACCACTGGCAGGCCATGTACCGCCACGCCTTCTACCGGGGCGGCCCCATCCTGACCAGCGCGCTCAGCGGTGTCGAGCAGGCGCTGTGGGACCTGTCGGGCAAGGCGCTGGGCGTGCCGGTGTACAAGCTGCTGGGCGGTCCGACGCGGGACCGGATCCGGCTGTACAAGGGCGGCGGCGACCCGGACACCATCGGGGACTGGATCGCGCAGGGCTTCACCTGTTTCAAGACGGGACCGTATGCGGAGCGCCCGTCCCGGATCATCGAGAACAAGGCCTTCATCGACACGGCCGCCAACCACTTCGCCCGGCTGCGGGAAGCCGCCGGACCGGAAATCGACCTGGCCATCGACTTCCACGGCGCGGTCAGTCCCCAGACGGCCAAGCTGCTCATCAAGGAACTCGAACCCTACCAGCCCTTCTTCGTGGAAGAGCCCGTCCAGTGTCAGAACGTCGACGTGCTCGCCGAGATCGCCCGGAGCACCCACCTGCCCATCGCCACGGGAGAGCGCGTCTTCACCAAATGGGGATTCCGCGAGATCCTGGAGAAGCAGGCCGCGTCCATTCTGCAACCGGACCTGTGCCACGCCGGCGGCATCTTCGAAGTACGGCTCATCGCGGGCATGGCCGAGGCCTACTACGGCGGGATCGCGCCTCACAATCCCCTCGGACCGATTTCACTGGCCGCCTGCCTGCAGCTGGACGCCTCGATCCCCAATTTCGTCGCCCAGGAGCACACCACACTGGGCGAGGGATACCTGAAGAAGCCCTTCGTCTTCAAGGATGGTTTCGTTGATCTGCCCACGGAGCCCGGGCTCGGGATCGAGCTGGACGACGACGCCCTGGAGGACAAGATCGACCACGACTGGCGGAACGGCGAGAGCTACCTGGCCGACGACGGTTCCGTGGTGGACTGGTAG
- a CDS encoding zinc-binding dehydrogenase yields MRACVLVEPGRIETRDDVDLPVAGPTDVVVRVESALTCGTDLKAYRRGHHLMPPPTLFGHEFSGVVFDKGNKVDRYAIGQPVMSVHTAPCGKCVYCGRSLQNLCPHLTKTMALGAYAEYLRVPGTVVDVNMYPKPDELDYREAAMLEPLSCVTYGISQALATCPETAVVIGAGAIGLLHVMVLKEMGVGQVIVTGRHAYRLETAKAVGADLVIDSDDERATEAVLDATGGHGSPTVFECTGLPAVWEEAVTMVSRGGCVILFGGCPAGTKVTYDTARLHYDQITLKGIFHFTPEAVRSAYDLLAEGRLDVTPLITGDRTLEEVPETFRTFRGKDTLKYAIIP; encoded by the coding sequence ATGCGCGCATGTGTGCTGGTTGAACCGGGAAGGATCGAAACCCGCGACGATGTCGATTTGCCGGTCGCGGGACCGACCGACGTGGTCGTGCGGGTGGAATCCGCCCTGACCTGCGGGACCGATCTCAAGGCATACCGGCGGGGCCATCACCTCATGCCGCCGCCGACCCTGTTCGGCCACGAGTTCTCGGGGGTGGTTTTCGACAAAGGGAATAAGGTGGACCGATACGCCATCGGGCAGCCCGTCATGTCGGTACATACGGCGCCCTGTGGAAAGTGCGTCTACTGCGGCAGATCGCTTCAGAACCTTTGCCCGCACCTGACGAAGACGATGGCACTGGGCGCATACGCCGAGTACCTTAGGGTTCCCGGTACGGTGGTCGACGTGAACATGTACCCCAAGCCCGATGAACTGGACTATCGCGAGGCCGCCATGCTGGAACCCCTGTCCTGCGTGACCTATGGTATCAGCCAGGCGCTGGCGACGTGTCCGGAAACCGCGGTCGTGATCGGCGCCGGTGCTATCGGGTTGCTGCATGTCATGGTGCTGAAGGAAATGGGGGTCGGCCAGGTCATCGTTACGGGGCGACACGCATACCGGCTTGAAACGGCGAAGGCGGTGGGGGCGGACCTCGTCATCGACAGCGACGACGAGCGCGCCACGGAAGCCGTGTTGGACGCCACCGGGGGCCACGGTTCGCCCACCGTATTCGAATGCACGGGATTACCCGCGGTCTGGGAAGAAGCCGTAACCATGGTCAGCAGGGGCGGATGCGTCATCCTCTTCGGTGGATGCCCGGCAGGCACGAAGGTCACGTACGATACGGCCCGGCTTCACTACGACCAGATCACGCTCAAGGGTATCTTTCATTTCACGCCCGAGGCGGTCCGGAGCGCCTACGATCTGCTCGCGGAAGGGCGGCTCGACGTTACGCCCCTGATTACGGGAGACCGCACGCTGGAGGAAGTGCCGGAGACCTTCAGGACCTTCCGCGGCAAGGATACGCTGAAGTACGCGATCATACCCTGA